The Spirosoma radiotolerans genome has a window encoding:
- a CDS encoding tetratricopeptide repeat protein: protein MKRFSTLLFLFCFWYTAGLTQPAQSTTQAIRYIKLANTLRAVEKSDEAISLIKRAIPAVQKTNFYWEAVANELLGLSYMDLRDSTTAIRYLEKARAQYLKLKYVASAWGVNEVVRNLSNKNLYAGIQIGTSTIKLAILKTKYETDFYEKEIKSTIDIPNPSVTLFADASGSYRPTQDALKVCLDSIQHYNIPNERVFIVLSNDVREELVRNPRTRTKLYEQLSRVLPNSSLKIDTSLTASREAELFTTGAIPRKVWPTTSALDIGSNSTLGGYFEQAAGPNNKTFHGINVPVGINSLVSQIDTKRSMNMDAYKKEAQRVVKSIADRELAPRLNASNQGLQNRKTVGVGGDIVWALITYLHPETAGVTAVAVTLDDVERFKRLALNDYKELTKPNLNGIVDPEIRAQAESNVNTIQNQLDEKQLIAGALWLESIMKSYSAMNGEPKRFVFVRNADVGWVTGKFLETINFEYESTIAKGALYTR from the coding sequence ATGAAACGCTTCTCCACGTTACTCTTTTTATTCTGTTTTTGGTATACGGCTGGACTAACTCAGCCAGCCCAAAGTACTACCCAGGCTATTCGATACATTAAGTTAGCCAATACCCTCCGTGCGGTCGAAAAATCGGACGAAGCCATCAGCCTGATCAAACGAGCAATACCAGCCGTTCAGAAAACCAATTTTTACTGGGAAGCCGTTGCCAACGAGCTACTGGGTTTGTCGTATATGGATTTGCGGGATAGTACCACCGCTATCCGCTACCTGGAGAAAGCGCGCGCCCAGTACCTGAAACTCAAATATGTAGCCAGTGCCTGGGGCGTAAATGAGGTGGTCCGAAATCTATCAAACAAGAACCTGTACGCTGGTATTCAGATTGGCACGTCGACGATTAAGCTGGCGATTCTCAAAACGAAGTACGAGACTGATTTCTACGAAAAGGAAATCAAATCGACCATCGATATACCCAATCCATCGGTTACGCTTTTTGCCGATGCCTCCGGCAGCTACCGCCCGACGCAGGATGCCCTGAAAGTGTGTCTGGATTCGATTCAACACTACAATATTCCCAACGAACGGGTGTTCATCGTTCTGAGTAACGATGTCCGGGAAGAACTAGTCCGGAACCCCCGAACTCGAACGAAACTTTACGAGCAACTGTCGCGGGTGCTGCCCAACAGCAGCCTGAAAATAGACACCTCACTCACAGCCAGTCGGGAGGCCGAATTATTTACGACCGGCGCCATTCCCCGCAAAGTATGGCCAACTACCTCCGCGCTGGATATAGGCAGCAACAGTACTTTGGGGGGCTACTTCGAGCAGGCGGCCGGGCCCAACAACAAAACGTTTCATGGCATCAATGTCCCCGTCGGCATCAACTCACTCGTTAGCCAAATCGATACAAAACGGTCGATGAACATGGACGCCTATAAAAAGGAAGCGCAACGGGTTGTCAAATCCATCGCAGACAGGGAACTGGCACCCCGTCTGAATGCCAGTAATCAAGGATTACAAAATCGGAAAACAGTGGGGGTTGGCGGCGACATCGTTTGGGCACTTATTACGTATTTACATCCGGAAACTGCGGGCGTGACCGCCGTGGCCGTCACGCTGGACGATGTCGAACGCTTTAAACGACTGGCACTAAACGACTATAAGGAGTTGACAAAACCGAACCTGAATGGAATTGTTGATCCGGAAATCAGAGCCCAGGCGGAAAGCAACGTGAATACTATTCAAAACCAACTCGATGAAAAACAACTCATTGCCGGTGCTTTGTGGCTGGAATCCATCATGAAATCGTACTCAGCTATGAATGGCGAACCAAAGCGTTTCGTCTTCGTTCGCAATGCCGATGTAGGCTGGGTAACCGGCAAATTTCTGGAAACGATCAATTTCGAATACGAGTCAACCATCGCTAAAGGGGCTTTGTATACCCGGTAG
- a CDS encoding ComEC/Rec2 family competence protein: protein MKGNPFVRYVGALIAGIVLYGQLPDWPQLPLMALFVGVCLLGWGFYQQVNERVKPIQTASGMGGLLILLALGWGITYQHTASNESTNIIHLTDTLTAYEGVVAAQPEERAKTFRVELAIRRGNWRDQWQPLSGRVIVYLDKVNGASIRQAMPRYGEVWLVSGAPRPIDPPLNPGEFDYKRYLSYRNIYHQQYLRTFERAILGLEPPSQITKLATIVNRWADSVFTHQVGSRSEYGIVNAMILGVRDDLDTELYRAYSAAGAVHILSVSGLHVGILFAVLTYLLSFLIKRPRGKLMMAFLQLTILWFYALVTGFSPPVLRSAAMFSLLIVANAMGRQQQLANTLGASAFFILCFDPYAVFSAGFQLSYLAVGGISGWQSPLYQSITFRYTWANRLWELTAVALVAQLITFPLGVFYFHQFPTYFLLANPLVIVLSEILLPLAMAMLAFSWVPYLNDVLGWLLHKVAWILNYAVTQTGQLPGAAWDGLWLSQTAMGLIYAVIFAGAALILTRNRAYLWVTCVAALLLAGVTIWGDYQQAHQQRLAVHFLPHRTAVSLTAGHRSQLVTDLDRTDTRSFDFYLKNTFGQWGVSALTIVNTSRKETDRHSLGNIPGYYQAREYGLWVWQGKTLLLVNKLTGRNRWRLPAAVDYLIIRRNALQDWNQLTGRVVAEHIIFDDSNKTPLTDRLLSEAKVRNIACYSVRQMGAYVADLR from the coding sequence ATGAAAGGAAATCCTTTTGTGCGCTACGTAGGCGCGCTGATTGCAGGGATCGTACTGTATGGGCAATTGCCAGACTGGCCGCAACTTCCGTTAATGGCCTTGTTTGTGGGCGTTTGCCTGCTGGGCTGGGGTTTTTACCAGCAGGTGAATGAACGCGTCAAACCCATTCAGACGGCATCTGGCATGGGCGGATTGTTGATTCTTTTGGCGCTTGGCTGGGGCATCACTTACCAACATACGGCGAGCAATGAGTCGACGAATATCATTCATCTGACCGATACGCTTACGGCCTATGAAGGTGTCGTCGCTGCGCAACCCGAAGAACGAGCCAAAACTTTCCGCGTCGAGTTAGCCATCCGCCGGGGAAACTGGCGCGATCAATGGCAACCGCTTAGTGGTCGGGTGATAGTCTATTTGGACAAGGTAAATGGAGCGTCGATCCGGCAAGCCATGCCCCGATATGGAGAAGTCTGGTTGGTATCGGGAGCGCCCCGCCCCATTGATCCGCCCTTGAATCCGGGTGAGTTTGACTATAAACGGTACCTCAGCTACCGAAATATATACCACCAGCAATACCTGCGCACCTTCGAGCGAGCAATTTTGGGTCTTGAACCACCCAGCCAAATCACGAAGCTGGCAACCATCGTGAATCGATGGGCCGACAGCGTTTTTACCCATCAGGTGGGTAGCCGGTCCGAATACGGCATCGTGAACGCCATGATCCTGGGTGTGCGCGACGATCTGGACACTGAGTTGTACCGTGCGTACTCGGCGGCTGGGGCCGTGCATATTTTGTCTGTATCGGGGCTTCATGTGGGCATCCTGTTCGCCGTGTTGACGTACCTGTTAAGCTTCCTGATCAAGCGGCCACGGGGTAAACTGATGATGGCTTTTCTGCAGCTAACCATTTTGTGGTTTTATGCTCTGGTTACTGGCTTCTCACCACCGGTACTTCGATCCGCAGCCATGTTTTCGCTTCTCATTGTCGCCAATGCAATGGGGCGTCAACAGCAGTTGGCCAATACGCTGGGCGCATCCGCTTTTTTCATTCTTTGTTTCGACCCATACGCCGTGTTCTCGGCAGGGTTTCAATTGTCTTACCTGGCAGTGGGCGGCATAAGTGGGTGGCAGTCGCCCCTTTATCAGTCCATAACCTTTCGCTACACCTGGGCGAACCGACTTTGGGAGTTAACGGCGGTAGCTCTGGTGGCTCAATTAATTACTTTTCCGCTGGGCGTATTCTATTTCCATCAGTTTCCTACGTATTTCCTCCTGGCCAATCCACTTGTGATTGTGCTGTCAGAAATTCTGTTGCCACTAGCCATGGCTATGCTGGCTTTTAGCTGGGTACCCTATCTGAATGACGTGCTGGGCTGGTTGTTGCATAAAGTTGCCTGGATTCTGAATTACGCCGTGACGCAAACGGGCCAGTTACCTGGAGCGGCCTGGGATGGGCTCTGGCTTTCACAAACGGCTATGGGGCTGATCTATGCCGTTATTTTTGCCGGAGCGGCTCTGATCCTCACCCGAAACCGAGCATATCTGTGGGTTACCTGCGTTGCCGCTTTATTGCTGGCAGGCGTCACGATCTGGGGTGATTATCAGCAGGCTCATCAACAACGGCTGGCCGTCCATTTTCTTCCGCACCGGACGGCGGTAAGTCTGACGGCTGGACACCGAAGTCAGTTGGTAACCGATCTGGATCGTACCGATACGCGTTCATTCGATTTTTACCTCAAAAATACCTTTGGGCAATGGGGCGTTTCGGCCCTGACCATTGTCAATACCAGCCGAAAGGAAACGGACCGGCACTCACTCGGCAATATCCCCGGCTATTACCAAGCCCGCGAGTATGGTTTGTGGGTCTGGCAGGGAAAAACGCTCTTGCTGGTCAACAAATTGACGGGTAGAAACCGGTGGCGGTTACCCGCAGCAGTCGATTACCTGATTATTCGCCGAAATGCGTTACAGGACTGGAATCAGCTCACCGGGCGCGTGGTGGCGGAACATATTATCTTCGATGATTCGAACAAAACACCGCTGACGGACAGGCTTTTATCCGAAGCGAAAGTTCGTAACATTGCCTGTTATTCGGTGCGACAGATGGGCGCGTACGTCGCTGATTTGAGGTGA
- a CDS encoding GNAT family N-acetyltransferase, translating into MIDVLPISNPSDLQAAFAIRRQVFVEEQHVDAREEYDEFEESSTHFLARVDGTPCGTARWRRTSNGVKLERFAVLADFRGMGVGKALVKAVLDDVFSQQPEPIERIYLHAQVTAMPLYAGFGFVSVGPMFEEAGIQHYKMVLPGSAYAKE; encoded by the coding sequence ATGATTGACGTTTTACCCATTTCAAATCCATCTGACCTCCAAGCAGCTTTTGCCATCCGTCGTCAAGTGTTTGTTGAGGAACAGCATGTCGATGCACGGGAAGAATACGATGAATTTGAGGAAAGTAGCACTCATTTTCTGGCTCGTGTCGATGGTACACCATGCGGAACGGCCCGCTGGCGCCGTACCTCGAACGGCGTGAAGCTGGAACGATTTGCCGTACTGGCCGATTTTCGGGGGATGGGCGTCGGGAAGGCCCTGGTGAAGGCAGTTCTGGACGATGTATTTAGCCAGCAACCCGAACCCATTGAACGAATTTATCTTCACGCGCAGGTAACCGCCATGCCTCTCTACGCTGGTTTCGGTTTCGTGTCGGTTGGACCTATGTTCGAAGAGGCTGGTATACAGCATTATAAAATGGTCTTGCCAGGGTCTGCCTACGCCAAAGAATGA
- a CDS encoding M43 family zinc metalloprotease translates to MKKQVNNNLIKKKQTGWRWLAGLFLYVTASAGWAQTTQEELINRCGVVDHERILQQRDPNRLGQLNQLNHLVQQAEAKTQSLRQADDETVYRIPVVVHVVHSNATNTIGGANNVNISDEQILSQIQVLNEDYRRKEGTNGYNTSPIGADARIEFYLATTDPEGKATNGITRHYYAQKSSFNVFNDDVLLSQIAYWPSNRYLNIWVTKIDSYIGYTQFPTAADTLKGLPTSANEFTDGTIIDYRYFGKRIGTVSTASLYALGRTATHEIGHWLGLIHTWGDGNGCAEDYVADTPPTEDRSDVSKLLTCNQTYSTCFNGQQTRDLVEDYMNYWPDACMNLFTAGQVARMRLVMTLSPRRAQLLKAVSSPLTETEALTVNLYPNPTTSDPSVDVQLKGFQTFSVDLFDATGRQLRSYSYANSPSTRVNLSVQGLASGMYIVRVKTGSEMASKRLLVQ, encoded by the coding sequence ATGAAAAAGCAGGTCAATAACAACCTGATCAAGAAAAAACAAACCGGCTGGCGTTGGCTGGCCGGTTTGTTTTTGTATGTAACAGCCTCGGCAGGCTGGGCACAGACGACTCAAGAGGAACTGATTAACCGCTGTGGTGTGGTTGACCATGAGCGTATTCTACAACAACGCGACCCTAACCGTCTGGGTCAGCTCAACCAACTAAACCACCTGGTTCAGCAGGCTGAAGCCAAAACGCAATCACTCAGGCAAGCGGATGATGAAACCGTTTATCGGATACCGGTTGTGGTTCATGTCGTGCATAGTAATGCAACGAATACCATTGGTGGTGCCAACAATGTCAATATTTCGGACGAACAGATTTTGTCCCAAATTCAGGTGCTGAACGAGGATTATCGCCGAAAGGAGGGGACAAACGGGTATAATACAAGCCCGATAGGGGCCGATGCTCGTATAGAGTTTTATCTGGCCACTACGGATCCTGAAGGGAAAGCAACCAATGGCATTACCCGGCATTACTACGCGCAAAAATCATCGTTTAATGTATTCAATGACGATGTGTTACTCTCGCAAATTGCGTACTGGCCCAGTAACCGGTATCTGAATATCTGGGTTACTAAAATTGATTCTTACATTGGCTATACGCAATTTCCAACGGCAGCGGATACGCTGAAAGGGCTACCGACTTCAGCTAACGAATTTACGGATGGTACGATAATCGACTACCGGTATTTTGGTAAGCGAATTGGGACGGTCAGTACAGCCTCCTTATATGCGTTGGGGCGCACAGCCACGCATGAAATTGGCCATTGGCTGGGCCTGATTCACACCTGGGGGGATGGAAATGGATGTGCCGAAGATTATGTAGCGGATACGCCACCAACCGAAGACCGATCAGACGTGTCCAAATTGCTCACCTGTAATCAGACTTATTCCACCTGCTTCAATGGCCAGCAAACCCGTGATCTGGTAGAAGATTATATGAACTACTGGCCCGATGCCTGTATGAATCTGTTTACGGCCGGTCAGGTGGCCCGCATGCGTCTGGTCATGACATTGAGCCCTCGGCGGGCGCAGTTGTTGAAGGCCGTATCGTCGCCCCTGACAGAAACGGAAGCACTGACGGTCAACTTATATCCCAACCCAACAACAAGCGATCCATCAGTTGACGTACAGCTAAAGGGTTTTCAAACATTTAGTGTCGATCTTTTCGATGCCACCGGGCGTCAGCTACGATCGTATTCGTACGCCAACTCGCCTAGTACACGGGTCAATCTTTCGGTGCAGGGATTGGCTTCGGGTATGTATATTGTCCGGGTCAAAACCGGCAGCGAAATGGCCAGCAAGCGCTTGCTGGTGCAATGA
- a CDS encoding PhoH family protein: MVEKVITLDNVSLIDFLGVENHNIKEVAAAFPMSKIISRGNEIRIKGTTPEISRISDILDSLLEHYQRYGKITHENVQSYLSHSGLPTNGAGMAPPVPPDDDEVLVYGTRGVVVRAKTDNQKRLVEAAEKYDLVFAIGPAGTGKTYTAVAIAVRALKNKEVKKIIITRPAVEAGENLGFLPGDLKEKIDPYLRPIYDALDDMIPAEKLKFYTENRIIEIAPLAYMRGRTLNNAFILLDEAQNTTPMQMKMFLTRMGPTSKAIITGDRSQIDLPNRQKSGLIESVDILKNIKGISFVELDGRDVVRHRLVREIITAYEKAGQ, translated from the coding sequence TTGGTCGAAAAAGTCATCACCCTCGACAATGTATCGCTCATCGACTTTCTGGGCGTGGAAAACCACAATATCAAAGAAGTGGCCGCTGCCTTTCCCATGAGCAAAATTATCTCGCGTGGCAACGAGATTCGTATTAAGGGCACAACGCCCGAGATTAGCCGCATCAGTGATATTCTGGACTCACTGTTGGAACATTATCAGAGGTATGGGAAAATTACCCACGAAAATGTCCAGAGCTACCTGAGTCATAGTGGGCTGCCCACGAACGGTGCCGGAATGGCGCCACCTGTGCCGCCTGATGATGACGAAGTACTGGTCTATGGAACACGCGGTGTCGTCGTCCGCGCGAAGACAGATAACCAGAAAAGGCTCGTCGAAGCCGCCGAAAAATACGACCTGGTATTTGCCATTGGACCGGCGGGTACCGGAAAAACCTACACGGCTGTTGCAATTGCCGTGAGGGCGTTGAAAAATAAAGAAGTTAAGAAGATCATTATAACCCGACCGGCGGTAGAAGCAGGGGAAAACCTGGGCTTTCTGCCGGGCGATTTGAAAGAGAAGATCGATCCTTATTTGCGCCCGATTTACGACGCGCTTGATGATATGATTCCGGCCGAAAAGCTGAAATTTTATACCGAGAATCGAATCATTGAGATTGCGCCCCTGGCGTACATGCGGGGGCGGACGCTGAACAATGCGTTTATTCTACTCGATGAAGCGCAGAACACGACCCCGATGCAGATGAAAATGTTTCTGACGCGAATGGGGCCAACATCGAAGGCAATTATTACCGGTGACCGTTCCCAAATTGACCTACCCAACCGGCAAAAATCAGGGTTGATCGAGTCGGTCGATATTCTGAAAAACATCAAGGGAATTTCGTTCGTAGAACTGGATGGCCGCGATGTTGTCCGCCACCGGCTCGTTCGCGAAATTATTACAGCGTATGAAAAAGCAGGTCAATAA
- the dnaB gene encoding replicative DNA helicase, with protein MENNARPNQHLRKPSAFAGGRQQAGNHWLDTGLGKLPPQALDLEEAVLGALMIEKDALSSVVDILKPETFYKEAHQRIYQAILTLFGNSDPIDLLTVTQQLRKTGEIELVGGGGYVSELTFRVNSAANIEYHARIVSEQALKRALIAMSSTILRDAYEDTTDVFELLDRTEQSLFKISESNIKKNYADMSTIVRMALNELETKKNQEGLTGVPSGFTNLDRVTSGWQPTELIILAARPAMGKTAFVVSALRNAAVDHGKPVAIFSLEMSSVQLVNRLISAEAEIDSEKIRKGTLAPHEWTQLHHKIQRLTEAPIFIDDTPALSILELRAKCRRLKAQHDIQMVVIDYLQLMSGDTSGGRGGNREQEIASISRALKNLAKELNVPVIALSQLSRAVETRGGDKKPQLSDLRESGSIEQDADMVCFLYRPEYYNITADENGNSTVGIGEVIIAKNRSGSLDTVQLKFIGKFTKFCDLDSYFEPVQAQGFAPEVNGLSSFETPPSAGSVFKSKANTMSNFGNADPSQETPF; from the coding sequence ATGGAGAATAACGCACGCCCCAACCAACACCTTCGTAAGCCTTCGGCCTTTGCCGGAGGGCGTCAACAAGCCGGAAACCATTGGCTCGACACGGGCCTTGGCAAACTGCCCCCGCAGGCCCTTGACCTCGAAGAAGCCGTGCTGGGTGCGTTGATGATTGAAAAAGACGCCCTGTCGTCGGTTGTTGATATTCTCAAGCCAGAGACATTTTACAAGGAAGCTCATCAGCGGATTTATCAGGCCATCCTGACGCTGTTTGGTAATTCAGACCCCATCGATCTGTTGACGGTTACGCAGCAATTGCGGAAGACTGGTGAGATCGAATTGGTCGGTGGTGGTGGTTACGTTTCCGAACTTACCTTTCGGGTCAACTCGGCGGCCAACATCGAGTACCACGCCCGTATCGTGTCGGAGCAGGCTCTCAAACGGGCGCTCATCGCCATGTCATCTACGATTCTGCGCGATGCCTACGAGGACACGACGGACGTTTTTGAACTCCTCGACCGAACGGAGCAGTCGCTCTTCAAGATTTCGGAATCGAACATCAAGAAGAATTACGCCGACATGAGTACCATCGTCCGGATGGCCCTCAATGAACTCGAGACCAAGAAAAACCAGGAAGGCTTAACCGGTGTGCCATCCGGCTTTACCAACCTCGACCGGGTTACCTCGGGTTGGCAACCCACCGAACTAATTATTCTGGCGGCCAGGCCAGCCATGGGGAAAACTGCATTTGTCGTTAGCGCCCTGCGGAACGCGGCCGTCGATCACGGAAAACCCGTCGCGATTTTCTCCCTTGAGATGTCGTCCGTACAGCTAGTGAATCGTCTGATCTCGGCCGAAGCGGAAATTGATTCGGAGAAAATTAGAAAAGGAACGCTGGCTCCGCACGAATGGACGCAATTGCACCACAAAATTCAGCGGCTGACCGAAGCGCCTATTTTCATCGACGATACCCCTGCCCTATCCATTCTCGAACTCCGGGCCAAGTGCCGACGGTTGAAAGCCCAGCACGATATTCAGATGGTCGTCATTGACTACCTCCAACTGATGTCGGGTGATACATCCGGTGGCCGGGGCGGTAACCGCGAACAGGAAATCGCGTCGATTTCGCGGGCGCTCAAGAACCTGGCGAAAGAACTGAATGTGCCGGTCATTGCCCTTTCGCAGTTGAGCCGGGCGGTGGAAACCCGTGGGGGCGACAAAAAACCACAGCTTTCTGACCTTCGTGAATCGGGATCCATCGAGCAGGATGCCGACATGGTCTGCTTCCTGTATCGTCCTGAATATTATAACATAACAGCCGACGAAAACGGGAACTCGACTGTTGGTATTGGAGAGGTAATCATTGCCAAAAATCGGAGTGGTTCCCTGGATACGGTGCAGCTTAAATTTATTGGTAAGTTTACCAAGTTCTGTGATCTTGATTCGTATTTTGAGCCCGTACAGGCGCAGGGTTTTGCACCGGAGGTCAATGGATTGAGTAGCTTCGAAACGCCCCCATCGGCGGGTAGCGTCTTCAAGAGTAAGGCGAATACGATGTCGAATTTCGGTAACGCCGATCCAAGTCAGGAGACACCCTTTTAA
- a CDS encoding LOG family protein — protein MEETKENVHRSETQSTERIANDLPKRDELLLTPDEQRIKEAFQDHDWNEIKTADSWVIFKVMAEFVEGFDKLAKIGPCVSIFGSARTKPDNPYYKMTEEIAAKLVRHGYGVITGGGPGIMEAGNKGAFEQGGKSVGLNIKLPFEQHSNIYIDPDKSINFDFFFVRKVMFVKYAQGFVVMPGGMGTLDELFEALTLIQTRKIARFPIVLVGKTYWQGLIDWITDVMLGEQQNINAEDMKLISIVDTPTEAVKVIDEFYNKYLLKPNF, from the coding sequence ATGGAAGAAACAAAAGAAAATGTTCATCGCTCTGAAACGCAGAGCACCGAACGCATTGCCAATGACTTACCCAAGCGCGACGAGTTACTGCTGACGCCCGACGAACAACGCATCAAAGAAGCTTTTCAGGATCATGACTGGAACGAAATAAAAACAGCCGATTCATGGGTCATTTTTAAGGTGATGGCTGAGTTCGTGGAGGGCTTCGACAAACTGGCCAAAATAGGGCCGTGTGTATCCATCTTTGGTTCGGCCCGTACCAAGCCGGACAACCCCTATTACAAGATGACCGAAGAAATAGCGGCCAAATTAGTCCGGCATGGCTATGGCGTCATCACTGGCGGAGGTCCCGGCATTATGGAAGCTGGGAATAAAGGTGCGTTTGAGCAGGGCGGTAAATCTGTTGGCCTGAATATAAAGTTGCCGTTTGAGCAGCACAGCAATATTTACATCGACCCCGACAAGAGCATCAACTTCGACTTCTTCTTTGTCCGGAAAGTAATGTTCGTTAAGTACGCTCAGGGCTTTGTCGTGATGCCTGGTGGTATGGGAACCCTTGACGAATTGTTTGAAGCCTTGACCCTTATTCAGACCCGTAAAATTGCCCGTTTCCCGATTGTGCTCGTGGGCAAAACCTACTGGCAGGGGCTAATTGACTGGATAACCGATGTCATGCTGGGTGAACAACAGAACATCAACGCAGAAGACATGAAGCTCATCAGTATCGTTGACACACCGACCGAGGCTGTCAAAGTGATCGACGAGTTCTATAACAAATATTTGCTGAAGCCTAACTTTTAA
- a CDS encoding pyridoxal phosphate-dependent aminotransferase, which yields MEILKSDRLTHLKYDIRGPIYEKSLELESQGYKIISLNIGNPATFGFDAPDEIVHDIILNIRNAQGYSDSRGLFAARKAVMHHTQNIGLPGIAINDIYIGNGVSELIMLSMQALLNEGDEVLVPSPDYPLWTASVAFCGGKPVHYICDEAADWNPDLADLERKITPRTRAIVVINPNNPTGAVYDKAVLEGLARIAERHKLIVFADEIYDRILYDGSVHNPIAKLINDTLCITMGGLSKNYRAAGFRGGWMILSGARQRAKSYIEGLTLLASMRLCANVPTQYAIQTALGGYQSINDLVMPMGRLYKQMMLAYERMVAIPGITCVKPKGALYIFPKIDLTQFRLANDDDFVLNLLIEQKVLVVAGNGFNYIHNDHFRIVCLPTVDELTVALDRIENFLESRRL from the coding sequence ATGGAAATACTGAAAAGCGATCGGCTTACACATCTTAAATATGACATTCGGGGGCCGATCTATGAGAAGTCTCTTGAATTGGAAAGTCAGGGATACAAAATTATCAGCCTGAATATTGGGAATCCAGCTACATTTGGCTTCGACGCTCCCGACGAAATTGTTCATGATATTATTCTGAATATTCGCAATGCGCAGGGGTATTCAGACTCTCGCGGGTTGTTTGCGGCCCGCAAAGCGGTGATGCACCATACTCAGAACATTGGCTTGCCGGGCATTGCCATCAACGACATTTACATCGGTAACGGGGTGAGCGAGCTAATTATGCTTTCCATGCAGGCATTGCTCAACGAAGGCGATGAAGTGCTGGTGCCCTCACCCGATTACCCACTCTGGACGGCTTCTGTTGCCTTTTGTGGCGGCAAGCCTGTGCATTATATCTGCGATGAAGCGGCCGACTGGAATCCTGACCTGGCGGATCTGGAACGTAAAATCACGCCCCGCACACGGGCCATTGTCGTTATTAACCCCAACAACCCAACCGGTGCTGTGTATGACAAAGCGGTGTTGGAAGGTCTGGCCCGGATTGCTGAACGACATAAGCTCATTGTTTTTGCCGATGAAATTTATGACCGGATTCTGTATGATGGTAGTGTTCATAATCCGATCGCTAAGCTGATCAACGACACCCTGTGTATCACCATGGGCGGCTTATCGAAAAACTACCGGGCGGCTGGCTTTCGGGGCGGGTGGATGATTCTGAGCGGTGCCCGACAACGGGCCAAATCGTATATAGAGGGCCTGACACTACTGGCTAGTATGCGGCTTTGTGCCAACGTACCCACCCAATACGCAATTCAAACGGCGCTGGGCGGTTATCAGAGTATCAATGACTTGGTGATGCCTATGGGAAGGCTGTATAAGCAAATGATGCTGGCTTACGAACGCATGGTTGCCATTCCGGGTATCACCTGCGTGAAACCGAAAGGGGCACTCTATATCTTCCCAAAAATTGATTTGACGCAGTTTCGCCTGGCGAATGATGATGATTTTGTGCTTAATCTGCTTATTGAGCAGAAAGTGCTGGTGGTGGCGGGCAATGGGTTCAACTACATTCATAACGACCATTTCCGAATCGTTTGCCTGCCAACGGTTGATGAGTTAACCGTTGCGCTGGATCGGATCGAAAACTTTTTGGAGAGCCGACGGTTATAG